A single window of Granulibacter bethesdensis DNA harbors:
- the cobN gene encoding cobaltochelatase subunit CobN — MHLLVRETRSLEQADQAQELGQSPGDVVFLSFSDSDLGAARTGWADVSVEGITLRLANLARLRHPMSVDLYLEQTVAGSGAVLLRLLGGAEYWRYGLEELAALCRNRAIPFAVIPGDGRPPDREAKAAWLALGTVREEVWTRLDMYCRHGGPENLGFALRVMTSLSGKGVDEAWPVRQVPSFGIWREDRDHAADGLRAVLVFYRSYWLAGDMAPVEAMTEALHARGFSVSAVFIDSLKNPACARSAAEHLRLWRPHVVLNATGFSARIGEDGTSPLDAADAPVIQLVLSASTCPAWQESTRGLSQSDLAMQVVLPEYDGRLLGGVVSFKQDTSLTVTEDGEALDGAALAAHMPYEAGIAMAADRALGWARLAQTGRQDRRIAVVLSDYPGAEGQSAHAVGLDSIASLRAMLDDLKKAGYRTGETLPDEVMLARMLCLAPPDPIMSLSEYQSLFMTLPEVTRLRMEEAWGAAEDDPSVVNGCFHLRVVQCGHIMMAVQPDRGERLDRKAGYHDPDLPPRHAYAAFYLWLRGRMDVHAMIHLGAHGTLEWLPGKAVALSEACYPAALLRGLPVIYPFIVNNPGEAAAAKRRLGAVLIGHLTPPLGRAGLHGDARMLERLLDEYAAADGLDRARTALLKREILDRAAAAGLLAESGVSAGEDEDTALARLDAFLCDVKDIQIRDGLHVFGRAPDEARRAALLTSITDAAGGQDKDGIAVRLDACAGAERHALLAALDGRFIPPGPAGAPSRGRADVLPTGRNLTAIDPRAVPTRSAWVLAERNAAALLERHMRDHGLSPRTLVLDLWGSATMRTGGEDLALGLVLMGVRPVWHEGSARVSGVETVPLAVLDRPRVDVTLRVSGLFRDVFADQMTLFDMAVGLVVALEEPEGWNPLAESGEARPVRIYGAPPGSYGAGATALTDRGVWQSRDELGAAYLDASSYAYGQHAAGQDRDGLAARVAEADIFLHQQDNAETDLLDTTEVAAHEGGFAAASAMLGAAPTLYHADLSTAGTPRMRLLSEELARVVRGRAANPVWLRGMMQHGFRGAAEIARGVEGLFAFAAMLPQRLDAQFEALYSAIIEDSEVDAFMAQANESAHAAMKARFAEAIRRDLWRPRRNSLAADSTEALET, encoded by the coding sequence ATGCATCTGCTGGTCCGGGAAACGCGGTCACTGGAGCAGGCGGATCAGGCGCAGGAGCTGGGCCAGAGTCCGGGCGATGTGGTGTTTCTGTCCTTCTCCGACAGCGATCTTGGCGCGGCCCGGACCGGATGGGCGGATGTCTCTGTGGAGGGGATAACGCTACGCCTCGCCAATCTGGCCCGGCTGCGTCATCCGATGTCGGTTGATCTCTATCTGGAGCAGACCGTGGCCGGGTCGGGTGCCGTGCTGCTGCGTCTGCTGGGCGGGGCAGAATACTGGCGTTACGGGTTGGAGGAACTGGCTGCGCTGTGCCGGAACCGCGCGATTCCGTTTGCAGTCATTCCGGGTGATGGCAGGCCGCCGGACCGGGAGGCGAAAGCCGCATGGCTTGCTCTCGGCACCGTGCGGGAAGAGGTCTGGACCCGTCTGGATATGTATTGTCGGCATGGTGGTCCAGAGAATCTCGGCTTTGCCCTGCGCGTAATGACGTCGCTGTCAGGCAAGGGAGTTGATGAGGCATGGCCGGTCCGGCAGGTACCGTCCTTCGGCATCTGGCGGGAGGACCGGGATCATGCGGCCGATGGGCTGAGGGCGGTTCTGGTGTTCTACCGCTCCTACTGGCTGGCGGGAGACATGGCCCCGGTCGAAGCCATGACGGAAGCCCTGCACGCACGAGGCTTCAGCGTCAGCGCGGTGTTCATCGACAGCCTGAAAAATCCTGCTTGCGCCCGTTCCGCGGCGGAGCATCTGCGCCTGTGGCGTCCGCATGTCGTGCTGAATGCAACTGGTTTCTCAGCCCGGATCGGGGAGGACGGGACATCGCCACTGGATGCAGCCGATGCGCCGGTGATTCAGCTGGTCCTGTCCGCGTCCACCTGTCCGGCCTGGCAGGAATCGACACGGGGGTTGAGCCAGTCCGATCTGGCGATGCAGGTCGTGCTGCCGGAATATGATGGCCGATTGCTGGGCGGCGTGGTATCGTTCAAGCAGGATACCAGCCTGACCGTGACAGAGGATGGCGAGGCTCTGGATGGCGCTGCTCTGGCGGCGCATATGCCTTACGAGGCCGGTATCGCCATGGCGGCGGACCGGGCACTGGGCTGGGCGCGTTTGGCGCAGACGGGGCGGCAGGATCGACGCATCGCGGTGGTGCTGTCCGATTATCCGGGGGCGGAGGGGCAGTCGGCGCATGCGGTCGGTCTCGACAGCATTGCCAGCTTGCGGGCCATGCTCGATGACCTGAAGAAGGCCGGATATCGGACGGGAGAAACACTGCCCGACGAGGTTATGCTGGCAAGAATGCTCTGTCTGGCGCCGCCTGATCCGATCATGAGCCTGTCAGAATATCAGTCTCTGTTCATGACGTTGCCGGAGGTGACCCGCCTTCGTATGGAAGAGGCATGGGGCGCCGCGGAGGATGATCCCTCCGTCGTAAACGGGTGTTTCCATCTTCGGGTCGTGCAGTGCGGCCATATCATGATGGCGGTGCAGCCGGATCGCGGGGAGCGGCTGGATCGTAAGGCCGGTTACCACGATCCTGATTTACCGCCGCGCCATGCCTATGCCGCCTTCTATCTGTGGCTGCGCGGCCGAATGGATGTGCATGCGATGATCCATCTGGGCGCGCATGGCACGCTGGAATGGCTGCCGGGCAAGGCTGTGGCGCTGTCGGAGGCATGCTATCCGGCCGCATTGCTGCGTGGCCTGCCGGTGATCTACCCGTTCATCGTCAATAATCCGGGGGAGGCAGCGGCGGCGAAACGGCGGCTGGGCGCGGTGCTGATCGGTCATCTGACGCCACCGTTAGGCCGGGCCGGGCTGCATGGAGACGCACGCATGCTCGAACGATTGCTCGATGAATATGCGGCGGCTGATGGTCTGGATCGTGCCCGTACGGCGCTGCTGAAGAGGGAAATTCTGGATCGGGCCGCTGCGGCAGGGCTGCTTGCCGAAAGCGGTGTCAGCGCTGGGGAGGATGAAGATACCGCACTGGCACGCCTCGATGCTTTTCTGTGCGATGTAAAGGACATACAGATTCGCGACGGGCTGCATGTATTCGGGCGGGCACCGGATGAAGCGCGTCGTGCTGCTCTGCTCACCTCTATTACAGATGCGGCGGGCGGGCAGGATAAGGACGGTATTGCCGTGCGGCTGGATGCCTGCGCCGGAGCAGAGCGGCATGCCCTGCTGGCGGCGCTGGACGGGCGCTTCATCCCTCCCGGTCCGGCCGGAGCACCGAGCCGGGGACGCGCCGATGTGCTGCCCACGGGGCGCAATCTGACGGCGATTGATCCGCGGGCTGTTCCCACGCGCTCCGCCTGGGTGCTGGCGGAGCGGAATGCGGCTGCTTTGCTGGAACGCCATATGCGGGATCATGGGCTGTCTCCACGTACTCTGGTGCTGGATCTCTGGGGAAGCGCCACGATGCGCACGGGGGGGGAAGATCTGGCGCTCGGTCTGGTGCTGATGGGGGTGCGCCCGGTCTGGCATGAAGGCTCGGCACGAGTATCAGGCGTGGAGACCGTACCGCTGGCCGTGCTGGACCGTCCGCGTGTGGATGTGACGCTGCGTGTCTCCGGCTTGTTCCGGGATGTTTTCGCCGATCAGATGACGTTGTTCGACATGGCGGTCGGTCTGGTGGTGGCGCTGGAGGAGCCGGAGGGCTGGAATCCTCTGGCGGAAAGCGGGGAGGCGCGTCCGGTCCGTATCTATGGGGCCCCGCCGGGCAGCTATGGCGCGGGAGCGACGGCTCTGACCGATCGGGGTGTATGGCAGAGCCGGGATGAACTCGGCGCGGCCTATCTCGATGCCTCTTCCTATGCCTATGGCCAGCATGCGGCGGGGCAGGATCGGGATGGTCTCGCCGCCCGTGTGGCGGAAGCCGATATATTCCTGCACCAGCAGGACAATGCCGAAACCGATTTGCTGGATACCACCGAGGTCGCGGCGCATGAGGGCGGCTTCGCAGCGGCTTCTGCCATGCTGGGGGCTGCTCCGACCTTATATCATGCTGATCTGTCTACCGCGGGCACCCCGCGTATGCGGTTGCTGAGTGAGGAACTGGCGCGCGTCGTCCGGGGCCGTGCCGCCAATCCGGTATGGCTGCGCGGTATGATGCAGCACGGTTTTCGCGGCGCCGCGGAAATTGCCAGGGGTGTGGAAGGACTGTTCGCCTTTGCCGCCATGCTGCCGCAGCGGCTGGATGCGCAGTTCGAGGCACTGTATTCCGCTATTATCGAGGACAGTGAAGTCGATGCCTTCATGGCTCAGGCCAATGAATCGGCCCATGCGGCCATGAAAGCACGCTTTGCGGAAGCCATCCGGCGTGATCTTTGGCGTCCCCGTCGCAACAGTCTGGCTGCTGACAGCACGGAGGCTCTGGAGACGTGA
- a CDS encoding precorrin-8X methylmutase, which translates to MTSRYYYEKEGAAIYAQSFATIRAEADLSGFTQDQAQIVVRMIHASGMVDVAKDVVFGGDLVPIARQALRGGAPILCDAKMVEQGVTRSRLPAENKVLCLLDAPGIPELARRIGNTRSAAALDLWIEKMGGAVVAIGNAPTALFRLLELLDAGAPKPAAIIGIPVGFVGAVESKQALAAYRSPSGEKIPFVTVHGRRGGSAMTAAALNALASEIE; encoded by the coding sequence ATGACGTCCCGCTATTATTACGAGAAAGAGGGCGCTGCGATCTATGCGCAGTCTTTCGCCACCATTCGCGCCGAGGCCGATCTGTCCGGCTTTACGCAGGATCAGGCGCAAATCGTGGTGAGGATGATTCATGCCAGCGGCATGGTCGATGTTGCGAAGGATGTCGTGTTTGGCGGCGATCTTGTCCCGATCGCCCGTCAGGCCTTGCGGGGTGGAGCGCCTATCCTGTGCGATGCCAAGATGGTGGAGCAGGGTGTGACCCGCTCGCGCTTACCAGCGGAGAATAAGGTGCTTTGCCTGCTTGATGCACCGGGTATTCCTGAACTGGCGCGGCGGATCGGCAATACACGTTCGGCTGCGGCGCTGGATTTGTGGATTGAGAAGATGGGTGGGGCGGTCGTCGCCATCGGGAATGCGCCGACCGCTTTGTTCCGATTACTGGAATTGCTGGATGCAGGGGCGCCGAAGCCTGCGGCGATCATCGGTATTCCGGTGGGTTTTGTGGGCGCCGTAGAATCCAAGCAGGCATTGGCAGCGTATCGTTCCCCCTCCGGAGAGAAGATTCCTTTTGTGACGGTCCATGGGCGGCGCGGAGGCAGCGCTATGACGGCAGCCGCGCTCAATGCGCTGGCGAGCGAAATCGAATGA
- a CDS encoding precorrin-2 C(20)-methyltransferase, whose translation MIPPHDATGMVTGHVGTLYTVGMGPGDPELITLKAARLLGCVDAIAFFAKRGRNGHARSIAGPHLHAAIEEIRLDYPYTTEIALRDPRYAEGITQFYDEAARRVASALDAGRDVALLCEGDPFFYGSSMYLFDRLGGAYPTRVIPGVTGMSGCWTQAGVPMLHGDDVLSVLPGTLDMETLTARLRSCDAAVIMKVGRNLPKIRMALERAALSGRAVYVERGTMEGERICALHALKQEEAPYFSIVLVPGRQGPR comes from the coding sequence ATGATCCCGCCCCATGATGCGACCGGAATGGTAACCGGGCATGTCGGTACACTCTACACCGTTGGGATGGGGCCGGGCGATCCGGAATTGATTACGCTCAAGGCGGCCCGGTTGCTGGGATGCGTGGATGCGATTGCCTTTTTCGCAAAACGCGGACGCAACGGCCATGCACGAAGCATTGCCGGGCCGCATCTGCATGCTGCTATCGAGGAAATACGGCTTGACTACCCCTACACGACCGAGATCGCACTGCGTGATCCACGTTATGCGGAGGGGATCACGCAATTCTATGATGAGGCTGCCCGGCGTGTTGCCAGTGCTCTCGATGCCGGGCGGGATGTTGCGCTGCTCTGCGAGGGCGATCCGTTTTTCTATGGTTCTTCCATGTATCTGTTTGACCGGTTGGGTGGCGCGTATCCCACACGGGTGATTCCCGGCGTGACGGGAATGAGCGGTTGCTGGACGCAGGCAGGCGTGCCGATGCTGCACGGTGATGACGTGCTTTCCGTGCTGCCCGGCACGCTGGATATGGAAACGCTTACGGCAAGGCTGCGCAGTTGCGATGCTGCGGTGATCATGAAAGTAGGTCGTAACCTGCCGAAAATCCGCATGGCGCTGGAACGGGCGGCCTTGTCTGGACGTGCCGTCTATGTCGAGCGCGGCACGATGGAAGGAGAGCGGATTTGTGCGCTCCACGCTCTGAAGCAGGAAGAGGCTCCGTATTTTTCCATCGTTCTGGTGCCGGGCCGGCAGGGACCGCGTTAG
- the cobW gene encoding cobalamin biosynthesis protein CobW — protein sequence MAITSPVPATIVTGFLGAGKTTLVRHVLSAARGRRIAIIVNEFGSLGIDGDLLKSCGIEGCTEDNIVELANGCLCCTVADDFLPTIEALLGRAQPPEHILIETSGLALPKPLLKAFNWPGVKGRVTVDGVVTVLDAPAVASGRFADDPEEVARQRAEDPNLDHDNPLAEVFEDQLSAADLVLLNKADQLDDATLVSVREEVERHLPRAVKVIATREGQVDPAVLLGLHAAAENDLSARPSHHDSVDGEHEHDDFESFVVPLKEQDDLDRVAALLRPLAEAHDILRMKGFVPVQGRPMRGVVQGVGTRFRQSFDRLWKPGEVRQGQLVIIGRNGLDRAAIEASLINSGLGAPVPA from the coding sequence ATGGCCATTACCTCTCCCGTTCCCGCGACCATCGTGACCGGATTTCTCGGCGCGGGCAAAACGACTTTGGTGCGGCATGTGCTGAGTGCTGCGCGCGGTCGTCGTATTGCCATCATCGTCAATGAGTTCGGTTCTCTTGGAATTGATGGCGATCTGCTGAAAAGCTGCGGCATCGAGGGCTGCACCGAGGATAATATCGTCGAACTGGCCAACGGCTGTCTGTGCTGCACGGTCGCCGATGATTTCCTGCCAACCATTGAGGCGTTGCTGGGCCGCGCCCAGCCACCTGAGCATATCCTGATCGAGACCTCCGGCCTTGCTCTGCCGAAGCCTCTGCTGAAAGCGTTCAACTGGCCGGGTGTGAAAGGCCGGGTAACGGTGGATGGCGTGGTGACGGTGCTGGACGCCCCTGCCGTGGCGTCAGGTCGCTTCGCCGATGATCCGGAGGAAGTGGCGCGGCAGCGTGCGGAGGACCCGAATCTTGACCATGACAATCCGCTGGCCGAGGTGTTTGAGGATCAGCTTTCTGCGGCCGATCTCGTGCTGCTGAACAAAGCCGACCAATTGGATGATGCGACGCTCGTTTCAGTGCGGGAAGAGGTGGAACGGCATCTGCCGCGTGCGGTCAAGGTGATCGCCACCAGAGAAGGACAGGTGGACCCCGCCGTGCTGCTGGGTCTGCATGCCGCGGCGGAGAACGATCTTTCTGCACGGCCATCGCATCATGACAGCGTGGATGGCGAGCATGAACACGATGATTTCGAAAGCTTCGTCGTTCCTTTGAAAGAACAGGACGATCTGGATCGTGTGGCCGCCCTGCTGCGTCCGTTGGCGGAGGCGCATGACATTCTGCGTATGAAAGGGTTCGTCCCGGTGCAGGGCAGGCCCATGCGCGGCGTGGTGCAGGGGGTTGGCACACGGTTCCGCCAGTCTTTCGATCGTCTGTGGAAGCCAGGTGAGGTGCGGCAGGGGCAGCTTGTCATCATCGGTCGTAATGGTCTGGACCGTGCTGCTATCGAGGCATCGCTGATCAACAGCGGTCTGGGCGCTCCGGTGCCTGCCTGA